A genomic region of Papaver somniferum cultivar HN1 chromosome 7, ASM357369v1, whole genome shotgun sequence contains the following coding sequences:
- the LOC113296739 gene encoding violaxanthin de-epoxidase, chloroplastic-like, with translation MASAAYSIYLSYDKKVLARIESLPKSDGRFLQKGTWNQHRLFKMKYRPNRLVSRIPKQARSFKTYLQCKTRDLHLSLDGEEDTASDSTVTIGEHCSEVNEVDVWGSVLSHLTKHLKQTQVTVAAGVLACIFLLVPTADAVDALKTCGCLLKECRVELAKCIANPSCAANVACLQTCNNRPDETECQIKCGDLFENRVVDEFNECAVSRKKCVPQKSDVGEFPVPDPSALVKKFNIEDFTGKWYITSGLNPTFDAFDCQLHDFHMEANKLVGNLSWRIRTPDGGFFTRTAVQKFVQDPVQPGILYNHDNEFLHYQDDWYILSSKIENNADDYVFVYYRGRNDAWDGYGGAFLYTRSSVLPDSIVPEIERATKSVGRDFSTFIKTDNTCGPEPPLVERIEKTVEEGERTIVREVEEIEGEIVNEVEKVERTERTLLERLFEGFKELKQDEENLLRGLSEEEMAILNDLKMEANEVEKLFGQALPLRKLR, from the exons ATGGCATCTGCTGCATATTCAATCTACTTATCCTATGACAAGAAAGTTCTTGCTCGTATTGAGTCCTTACCTAAAAGCGATGGAAGGTTTCTACAAAAGGGGACCTGGAACCAGCACAGGTTATTTAAGATGAAATATAGGCCTAATAGGTTAGTTTCTAGAATCCCGAAGCAGGCAAGATCATTCAAAACCTATTTGCAGTGTAAGACTAGAGATTTGCATCTCTCCTTGGATGGAGAGGAAGATACTGCTTCGGATTCTACTGTCACAATTGGTGAACACTGTTCTGAG GTGAACGAAGTTGATGTTTGGGGTTCAGTGCTGTCACATCTTACCAAGCATTTGAAGCAAACGCAGGTCACGGTAGCAGCTGGTGTACTTGCATGCATATTCTTACTTGTTCCAACTGCTGATGCTGTTGACGCACTAAAGACATGTGGTTGTTTACTGAAAGAGTGCAG GGTGGAACTAGCCAAGTGTATAGCAAACCCATCTTGTGCAGCCAATGTTGCATGTCTGCAGACATGTAATAATCGGCCCGATGAGACCGAATGCCAG ATCAAATGTGGTGATTTGTTTGAGAACAGAGTTGTGGATGAGTTCAATGAATGTGCCGTCTCTCGTAAGAAATGTGTTCCACAAAAGTCAGATGTTGGTGAATTCCCAGTACCAGATCCTTCAGCACTTGTCAAAAAATTTAACATTGAAGATTTCACTGGGAAATGGTACATCACCAGTGGTTTGAATCCCACTTTTGATGCTTTTGATTGCCAATTACACGATTTCCACATGGAGGCCAACAAACTTGTAGGCAATTTATCATGGAGGATACGAACTCCTGATGGTGGCTTCTTTACTCGAACAGCTGTACAAAAATTTGTGCAGGATCCTGTACAGCCTGGGATACTTTACAATCATGACAACGAGTTCCTACACTACCAAGATGACTG GTACATTTTGTCATCCAAGATAGAGAATAATGCAGATGACTACGTATTTGTATACTATCGTGGTAGGAATGATGCATGGGATGGATATGGAGGTGCATTCTTGTACACGAGAAGCTCGGTTTTACCTGATAGCATAGTCCCCGAAATAGAAAGAGCAACAAAAAGTGTAGGGCGGGATTTTAGCACATTCATTAAAACAGATAACACTTGTGGGCCTGAACCTCCTCTAGTCGAAAGAATAGAAAAGACTGTAGAAGAAGGAGAAAGGACTATTGTAAGAGAGGTAGAGGAGATTGAAGGAGAGATTGTAAATGAAGTAGAGAAGGTTGAAAGAACCGAAAGGACACTATTGGAGAGGCTATTTGAAGGGTTCAAAGAACTCAAACAAGACGAAGAGAACCTCCTGAGAGGACTTAGTGAAGAAGAGATGGCAATTTTAAATGATTTGAAGATGGAGGCAAATGAGGTTGAGAAACTCTTTGGACAGGCACTACCTCTGAGGAAGTTAAGGTAA